A single window of Granulicella mallensis MP5ACTX8 DNA harbors:
- a CDS encoding PQQ-dependent sugar dehydrogenase — MRKRFLSLLATAAAATLMSANAVAQQPLLTGQAAFTDYNQQAPGVRHKITVGDLPEPHPDESVNNTPRVIAKPANAWPVAPAGFKVTLYAGGDATPMQRADNKEHMTLSGGTFTEPRVIRTAPNGDLFVADSGAGVLLVLRGIGPDGKAARIEKFATGLDHPFGIAFYPAKNPKYLYVGNATTVQRFAYKTGDLHASGAAETIVPDIPGYAQLTGGGHWTRDVIFSADGQHLLVSVGSGSNVDDPDTHPKEFHRADVLEYTPEGKFIKIYAYGIRNCVGEAINPITGQLWCSVNERDNLGNHLVPDYVTSVKEDGFYGWPWFYMGGHQDPRHAGKHPELQSKVITPDVLVQPHMASLEMTFYPTAKKADAFPAEYGGYAFAAEHGSWNRLNRAGYEVVSIPMKNGHATGEYDDFLTGFVTADGQVWGRPVGVTVGNDGSLFVTDDGSRSVWHVVYTGK; from the coding sequence ATGCGCAAACGTTTTCTCAGTCTTCTCGCCACGGCCGCAGCCGCTACCCTGATGTCGGCGAACGCCGTCGCACAGCAGCCCCTGCTGACAGGCCAGGCCGCCTTCACGGATTACAACCAACAGGCCCCCGGCGTTCGCCATAAGATCACTGTCGGCGATCTGCCCGAACCCCATCCCGACGAGTCGGTCAACAACACCCCCCGTGTCATTGCGAAGCCCGCAAACGCCTGGCCTGTTGCCCCTGCAGGCTTCAAGGTCACGCTCTATGCCGGTGGAGACGCCACTCCTATGCAGCGCGCGGATAACAAAGAGCACATGACGCTCAGCGGCGGCACCTTCACCGAGCCGCGTGTCATCCGCACTGCACCGAACGGAGACCTCTTCGTCGCCGACTCCGGCGCCGGCGTCCTCCTCGTCCTTCGCGGCATCGGACCCGACGGCAAGGCTGCCAGGATTGAGAAGTTTGCTACAGGTCTCGATCATCCCTTCGGCATCGCCTTCTATCCGGCCAAGAATCCGAAGTATCTCTATGTCGGCAACGCCACCACCGTCCAGCGCTTTGCCTATAAGACCGGAGACCTGCACGCTTCCGGCGCTGCCGAGACCATCGTTCCCGATATCCCGGGCTACGCTCAGCTCACCGGCGGCGGCCACTGGACGCGCGACGTTATCTTCAGCGCGGACGGCCAGCATCTGCTGGTCTCCGTCGGCTCGGGCTCGAACGTCGATGATCCCGATACGCACCCCAAGGAGTTCCACCGCGCCGATGTCCTCGAGTACACCCCCGAGGGCAAGTTCATCAAGATCTACGCCTACGGCATCCGCAACTGCGTCGGTGAGGCCATCAACCCCATCACCGGACAGCTCTGGTGCTCGGTCAACGAGCGCGATAACCTCGGCAACCATCTCGTCCCTGACTATGTGACCTCGGTCAAGGAAGACGGCTTCTATGGCTGGCCCTGGTTCTACATGGGCGGACATCAGGACCCGCGGCACGCCGGCAAGCACCCTGAGCTTCAGTCCAAGGTGATCACCCCCGACGTCCTCGTGCAGCCGCACATGGCCTCGCTGGAGATGACCTTCTACCCGACGGCCAAAAAAGCGGATGCCTTCCCGGCGGAGTATGGCGGCTATGCGTTCGCCGCTGAGCACGGCTCGTGGAACCGCCTGAATCGTGCGGGCTACGAAGTGGTCAGCATCCCCATGAAGAACGGCCACGCGACTGGCGAATACGATGACTTCCTCACCGGCTTCGTCACGGCTGACGGCCAGGTCTGGGGACGTCCCGTAGGAGTTACCGTAGGCAACGACGGCAGCCTGTTCGTCACCGACGACGGCAGCCGCAGCGTCTGGCACGTGGTCTACACGGGCAAGTAA